From the Roseofilum casamattae BLCC-M143 genome, the window GGATTATTTGGGTAATTAAAGACAATCATTTTAGCATTAGGATAATTAGCTAACGTTGCTTTAACTACCTCTGGTTTTGGCTTCCATTCCTCCGCTTCGCTGGTGGGAATGATAATTCTTCGCGCTCCAGCTAATTCTATTGGCTGTTGATATTGGGGAAACGTTGGCTGAATTAGAAGTACGGGATCTCCCGGATTAAGAAGAGTCGTGCAAATACAGTAAAACAGGTGAGTAAAACCGGATGTTATGTTGATTTCGCGATCGCGATCGAACTCTAAACCATAACGTTGTTGAAAGTATTGAGCTGCATCTTTTCGTGCTTTGGGCGATCCATAGTGCGGGACGCGGTAAAGAGAAATATCTGTCGATCGAACTTCATCAATTGCCGATCGAACGCCAGGAATTAAACCATGCCCGGGAGAGCCACTTCTAAAGCTAATTGCATCAGGGTATTGACTTCCAAGAGTGGCAAATGTAACAAATGGAGAAGCGGGCAAGTTGGCAACTCTAGATGATAAATGCATGATTGATTCTCAAAACCGAATATCGCTCATTCTTATCCTATATCTTCCGATTCCGATTCTACTCATAAACTGCGATCGCCTCCCCTAAAATTTCCATTTTCGGTTCGATACCCAGTCCGGGAGCTTCTGGAGCGCGAGCTTTTCCCCATCATTGCGCGTGCCTCCAGTCGCCGTATCTACCGTTAACATATCCTGGCATAACATGGTCGAGGCGATCGCAGTATAACCGTCCGCCAGAAAGTCGGCAAGGATGTTCCAAAGGCAGGGTTACTCGAAATTCGCGAAATTCTCATTCTCTAGCAACTGACCTCAATAAAGTCAAGTGCAATTGATACAGAAATGTCAAAAATTGTAAATCCTCCAGCAACAAAAGCTGAAAATTGAAATCCATGTGGGATGATAGACCCTTGCATAAACTTATCTTCAATTAAGGACATTAACTCTATGGGTCTTCGACTTGGCGATACCGTACCCAACTTTACTCAAGCCTCCTCAGAAGGCGAAATTAACTTCTATGACTGGGCTGGAGATAGCTGGGTTGTATTGTTCTCCCACCCGGCAGACTACACCCCTGTTTGCACCACAGAATTAGGAACTGTAGCCAAACTTAAACCTGAGTTCGATAAGCGCAATGTCAAAACGATCGCCCTCAGCGTTGATGACGTAGACTCGCACAAGGGTTGGATTGGCGATATTAACGAAACCCAAGCAACAACGGTCAATTATCCGATTTTAGCGGATGCGGACAAGAAAGTTGCGGATCTCTACGATATGATCCACCCAGAATCTTTAAACAATTTGACCATTCGGACCGTATTTGTTATCGATCCGAATAAGAAACTGCGCTTGAATATTACCTATCCTGCCAGTACCGGACGGAATTTTGATGAAATTCTGCGGGTCATTGACTCCTTGCAGCTCACCGATAACTATCAGGTAGCAACTCCAGTTAACTGGACAGATGGAGATGATTGCGTTATCGTTCCGTCCCTGAAAGATCCGGAAGTACTGAAAGAGAAATTCCCCAAAGGCTACAAAGAAATCAAGCCCTATCTGCGGATGACTCCTCAGCCCAATAAATAAGCCCAACCGAATTTGCGATCGCATGGGGCGATCGCAATAATCGATGAAACATGGGATACTCCTAGGGCAGACGAATTGCGAGAGAAATTGCATTCGCTCTGCCCATTCTTTTATACAAAGTTTGTCTAAAATTAAACTACAGCACTCTTTTAATTCTCCGACTTATGGATATCAAAACAGGATTTGTCGATACCGTTGGCCATACTCCTCTGATTCGTTTAAATAGTTTTTGTGAGGAAACCGGATGCGAAATTTTGGGGAAAGCTGAATTTCTCAATCCCGGAGGTTCCGTCAAAGACCGAGCCGCCTTGTATATTATTGAGGATGCCGAACGACAAGGATTGCTCAAACCCGGCGGTACGGTGGTTGAAGGGACTGCGGGGAATACGGGAATTGGATTAGCTCATATCTGCAATGCGAAAGGATATCGTTGCAAAATTATTATCCCGGAAACTCAATCTCAAGAAAAATTTGATGCCCTGCGCGTGTTGGGAGCGGACGTACAAGCTGTTCCCGCCGTTCCTTATCGCGATCCGAATAATTATGTGAAACTTTCAGGTCGAGTGGCGCAAGAGTTGGAGAATGCGATTTGGGCAAATCAATTTGATAATTTAGCCAATCGGATTGCTCATTATGAAACCACCGGACCGGAAATTTGGGAACAAACCGAAGGTAAAATTGATGGTTGGGTAACGGCAACCGGAACGGGCGGAACCTATGCGGGAGTGGCGCTATATTTGAAAGAGAAAAATCCCAACATTCAAACTGTAGTTGCCGATCCCATGGGGAGCGGGTTATATTCTTATGTGAAAACCGGAGAAATTAAACCGGAAGGCAATTCAGTGACTGAGGGAATTGGTAATTCTCGAATTACGAAAAATATGGAAGGCGTACCCATTGATGATGCTATTCAAGTGGACGATCGCGAATGCATTCGCGTCATTTATCAACTTTTGCGCCAAGATGGTTTATTCATGGGCGGTTCGGTGGGTATTAATGTGGGTGCTGCGGTGGCTTTAGCCAAGCAAATGGGCCCCGGACATACGATCGTCACCGTGCTTTGCGACGGGGGCGCTCGCTATCAGTCGAAGTTATATAATCGCGAATGGTTAGCGTCAAAAGATTTGCTTCCGAGTTATTAGCATCAAATTCGATAAGCGATAAGGCGCAACCGGCGATAGTCGGCAAACCAAGTTCCCTCTCGGTAGAGATGGGGGCGCAGTTTAGTTTCTATTTCGTGCAGAATTTGCGATCGCTTATCGACGGGAATTGTGGCGAGTAAATGACTGGCAAACATGGTAACCCAATTGCTCAATCCTCCATCGCCTTCTAGAGGAGTGGGGCGATCGAAAAGTTGCGCAAAAACGACTTCAAATCCATAAGCTTCGAGCAGGGTACTGTATTCGGAAATACTGGGAAAATACCAGAGTTGAGCGGGAGCGACATAACCCTGAGTTGCCAGAGTTTCTCGTAAGGTAGTGGAAATTGCGCTAATATTTCCTTTGCCTCCAAATTCTGCGACCAAACGTCCTCCAACTTTTAGTGCCTGGCTCATGCCTTGTACAACCGCTTCGGCGTTGCTCATCCAATGCAAAGCAGCGTTAGAAAAAATGGCATCAAAACGCTCTTTCCAAACCAATTGCTCGCCATCGATAACTTCAAAGAGTACATGGGGATAATTGGTTCTGGCTTGTTCTATCATAGAGGTAGCGCGATCGCATCCAATAACCGTTGCTCCAGATTCCGCAATTTTTGCCGCTAAATGACCGGTTCCACACCCGAGATCGAGGATTGTCTCTTCCGGTTGTGGCGACAAGATCGTTACCAAATCTTCAGCCATCTGCGAAACATAGTGATGGCGATCTTCATACAGTTTTGCATTCCAAGATTGCTCGATCATAAGTTCAGTCTCTAGACCCAATACTCGCTAAATATAACAGGGAAAAAGATAACCCAGAAATTTTCTATTCCCTATTCCGCGAAACCAGAGTACGCTAAACTTATATGAAGTAGTGTTAGCGATCGTTAAACTCTGCCTGTGCAATTCGGAACTCTTTACGGTATTGGCGTCGGCACCGGCGATCCAGAATTAATTACCCTGAAAGGATGGAAACGACTTCAAAACAGTCCCGTAGTTGCCTTTCCTGCCGGACGAGATAACCAACTAGGTTTCGCCGAAACCATTATTGCTCCGTGGCTCCAGCCCTCGCAAACCAAATTACCTCTAGAATTTCCCTATCTTCAGGATAGCGATCGCCTGCAAGAGGCCTGGGATCGAGCGAGCGACAAAGTCTGGAACTATCTCAGTCAAGGACAAGACATAGCATTTGCTTGCGAAGGCGACATTGGGTTTTATAGTACCTTTAACTACCTAGCGCAAACCCTGCAACGAGACCATCCGGAAGTAGAGATTATCCTCATTCCCGGAATTTCCTCCCCCATGGCTGCCGCATCGGTACGAGGAAAACCCCTAACCTGGCGAGACCAACGGTTAACCATATTACCCGCCCTCTATCATATGGAAGGATTGGAGAGCGCCCTAGATATCTCAGATGTCACCGTCCTGATGAAAGTTAGCTCCGTTTATCCTCAAGTTTGGAACGTCCTGAAACGGCGCAACCTCTTAGAACATTCTTATATCGTCGAGCGAGCCACATTACCGGAGCAAACGATCTATACTAACTTAGGCGATCGCCCCGAGCTGTCACTCTCCTACTTCTCCGTCCTCATCATCCACTCTAACTCCTCCTCTACTGCGATCGGTAACTGATGAGCCATGACCTATTCTCCCCTATATCCATCCTCCAAACCCGCTCTCCAACCCTTCTGGATCGCCACGATTGCCTCCGTAGCCTTTCACGGTCTCCTGTGGATTAATATACCAACTCGCAGTGGAAGCGATCGCCCAGTACTTGACGGCGTAGACTTAGTGCAACTCACTCCCGAACAACTCGAGCGACTGCCCGATCTGAACAGCTCTCCCGAACTCACCTTACCTCCAATTAACCCAGACGCTTGGCAAACCCCCACTCTCCCTTCCGCCCCAGAGAATGCTGAAGGCATAACCCTACCTCCGTCACTATCGGGACTGCCCGCACCGCGCGCCTCCCTAGAACTGCCTCCACCACCCGTCTTACAACTGCCTCCTTTAGGAAATCCTCCCTCCTACCGAGAACCATTAGTTTTACCCACTCTGCCCCCTCCTCCCGAGCCTCCTCCACAGTATGACGATGCCAACCCTCTGCCGACTCTACCTCCAGAAGATCTCGATTTAGAAATTAATAACTTAGGAAAAGTCCCCGGAGAAGACACCGAACCGCCAGAAGGCACAGAACCGCCAGAAGGCACGGAGCCGCCAGAAGGCACGGAACCGCCTCCAGAGCCTCCCGCGCCCATTTTACCTAACGAAATCCCAGAAGCCGCGATCGCCGAATTGCGTCGCCTGCAAGAAGCCTATAGACAAGAACAACAAGCCACAGAACCCGACACAGAACCAGTTCCCAACGATCCAGAAGGCAATATTCCCCCAGAGGCAGAACCGGAAGGAGAACCCGAACCTCCCGAAGGCGAACCCCTGCCGCTCCCACCCGTCCCCGTCCCTGTCGATCCCCTACTGGCGCAACTGGAAGCATTGAAAGAACAAATTACCTATAATCCCGAAGGAACTAGCGAAGAAGAAGTAGTGGCAACCCTCGAATCTTGGTTGCCTGCCGTGCAAGAGCAAGCCAATAATCCCGATCTCGGCTGGCAAAACCAAGAGCTAACCCTCACTTTACCGGAACTCGCCTGTCGCAGTCGGATTAACGGACGAGGCAGTGTCGGAGCGCTCGTCGATCCCGATGGAGTCATTGTCGGAGATTTAGACTTAATCCAAAGTACCGGTTATCTACTCCTAAACGAAACCGCATTAGAAGCCGTTCGCAATTACGCATTTGAGAGCACCGGAACCTACGAACTCTATCTGTTCAAAATTCTCTTTGAGTTGCCAGAGTCTTGTGTTCCTGGCGAAGCTGCATAATTTAGCGTTGGCGATCGCGCTCTCGTAGGGATAATCTACTCACCTTAACCCAAAGAAGCGATCGCCACCTACTTCATACCAAATCCGTTTTATTGAGGAGGTTTTTAGGGTCTGCCGTAGAGACAAGGCATGCCTTGTCTCTACTCGGTTTCGGTTAATTATTGAATATATTAGTCTGTGGTAACTGGATTTGGTCTCATTCATTTTTGCCAATATTCGGGTTTTCTGTTACCGTGCATGACAGCTATAGTCAATTCGATTAAAAGTGAGACAAATAATTATGTGAGGACTGAGCGCAGTCGAAGTCCGGGTTGGTTGCGGTGTCCGAGCTTCGGCTCCGCTCAGCTCTCATTGGCTTTACGATTTTATGTTTCACTGTTATTGCAATCAACTATACATAGATTTTACGGCAGAGATTCAGTCGAATGTCCCATTTCCTCGCGCAAGCCAACCGCAATTTTACTATGCTTTTCAATCTGACTCATCACTTGTTTGGCTCGTTGAATTACCGCGCTCGGTAATCCAGCCAACCGTCCCGCTTCAATCCCATAGGATTTATCCGCACCTCCCGGTTGCACTTGATGCAGAAAAATAATCTTATCCGGCATTTCTTTCACCGTTACTTGATAGTTACTCACATTATCCAAAATCGAGGCAAGCTCGTTTAATTCGTGATAATGAGTCGCGAAAATAGTGCGAGCGCCAATTTCTGTAGCTAAATATTCTGCCACTGCCCAAGCAATGGAAAGCCCGTCAAAAGTAGCTGTTCCGCGACCAATTTCATCTAACAAAACCAGAGAACGAGAAGTACCGTGATTGAGAATATTCGCTGTCTCGTTCATTTCCACCATAAACGTTGATTGCCCGGTGGCCAGGTCGTCTACAGCTCCAACTCGTGTAAAAATGCGATCGCAAATCCCCAATTTTGCTGACGTTGCCGGCACGAAACTCCCAATTTGCGCCATCAGTTGAATTAAGCCAACTTGCCGTAAATAACAACTTTTTCCACTGGCATTCGGACCGGTTAGAATAATTAAGTCGGTTGGATTATCGGGTGCGGATTGACCTAAATACGTCGAATTCGGCACAAAAAAAGCTCGTCCCAAGGTTTGCTCGACCACCGGATGTCGTCCTTCAATAATTCTAATTTCGCGACTTTCGCTGAACTGCGGACGACAATAGCCTTCCACTACCGCAATATCTGCTAATCCAGCTAACACATCTAACGCGGCAACGGCGCGAGAAACATTGCGAATTTCTTCAGCATATTCTCCAACTCCAGTCCGCAGTTGTACGAATAGTTCGTACTCTAATTGATTTAAATCTTCTCGTGCCGTCAGAATTCTCGCTTCTCTCTCTTTTAGCTCTTCAGTAATATAGCGCTCTTCATTTACTAAGGTTTGTTTGCGAGTATAATCTTCGGGAACTAAATCGGATTTCGATCGCGAAATACTAATATAATAGCCAAATGTCTTATTATAGCCAACTTTCAGATTAGAAATTCCCGTTCTCTCTCGCTCCCGAGTTTCCAAAGACGCCAACCATTCGCGATCGCCCTCCGACTCCGATCGCATGTTATCCAATTCCGCACTAATTCCTGCCTGAATTAATCCTCCTTCTTTCAACTGTTGCGGCGGAGATTCGACTAAAGATTGCTTAATTGTCTCGGCTAATTGCTCCAACTGTGGGGGCACGGTTTGCAGGGTTTTCAAGAACGCAGAATTTCCTGACAAAGCAATTTCAGCGAGTAAAGGCAGTTGGGATAATGATTGGGATAGAGCGATTAATTCTTTCGCATTTGCCGTTCCCGAACCCGCTCGTCCGCTCAATCGTTCTAAGTCGGAAATTTGCCGCAAAATTTGCCGAATTGAGGTGCGCAATTGCGTGTCTTGTACCAGTTCTGTTATGGTATCTTGCCGCGCTTCAATTCCTTTCACTTTTAACAACGGTTGCAATAACCATCGTTGCAATGCCCGTCCTCCCATGGGAGTTAACGTCCGATCGATCGCATGAACTAAAGACCCATGGCGCGCGCGATCGCGAACGGTTTCAGTTATTTCTAAATTGCGCCGACTTTGGTAATCTAAAATCAGGAAATCTTGCGTCGAATACGTTCGCAACACTTGTAAAGTAATACTCTTTTGTTTTTGCGTTTCTTCCACATATTCGAGTAAGCCTCCAGCCGCGCGCACCCCCAGAGGAATGCGATCGCATCCCATTCCTTCGAGCGATCGTACTTTAAATTTGCTCAAAATTTTCTCTTTGGCTTCCGTCAAAGCAAACGGAATTTGCGGTCGCCAGGAATAACAAAAACAATCCGGTAATCCTTCCGGTAATTCCTCTGACTTCTCTCCCGGCCGCAACATTCTGCCAATATCTGGCGCATCAGTTGGAACTAAAACCTCCGACGGTTGCAGTCGCATCAACTCTTGAGTTAAATGCTCGAGATTGCTCGCTTGCGTCGTGAAAAACTCTCCAGTGGAAATATCCGCATAAGCCAAACCCCAATGATCTTTCACTACCACCACTGCGGCTAAAAAGTTATTCTGACGGGCATTCAGCATCGACTCTTCCGTCAGCGTTCCGGGAGTATGAATCTTCGTAATTTCGCGACGAACCATCCGTTTTTCTGCCGCTGCCACCGATGCTTCTTCCGTTTGATCGCAGACCACTACCATATATCCTTTCGCCACCAGTTGCGGAGAATAGCGCTCTAACGCATGATGGGGAACTCCTGTCATCGGAACCCGGCCGATTTCTTTCCCTCCCTCGCGACTGGTGCGGACTAATTCTAATTCTCTCGAAATTGTTACCGCATCCTGAAAAAAGCATTCAAAAAAGTCCCCCACTCGATAGAGCAAAAGGGCGTGAGGATATTGCTCTTTCACATCTACATAATGCTGGAGCATCGGCGTGAGTTTGTTGCGCTCCAATTGTCGATAGTCCGCATTTGGAATGCTTAAGTCTTCGGAAGATGCAGGAAAATAACTCACAGTGGTAGTAATGGGATTTATTCCTTGGGGATTATACCAAATTGAAGAAAAAGGCGCGCGATCGCTCGCACGCCTCTTCTTTCAAGATTTAGTTGTTTCTACTTAAATCTTAGAACTTGAAGGTAGTCCGGATGGTTCCAACGTAAACAGTATCGTTGTCGCTGTCTCCTTCAGGATTGATTACAGCCAAGAAACCGGGAGTCACCGAGATGTTGTCGGTCAACTGCAGTTTGTAGAATGCTTCCAAGTGAATTGGGGTGTCGGGAGCATCGCCAGTTCCGGAAGTGATGTGGGGAGGCATACCGATCATCAGTCCGCCTACGTTACCTTCAGCACCCAAGTCGGGGAAGGTAAAGCCAACTAACCAGTTCCAGATATCGGCATCATCAAGCTGGTTGTTAGTACTCAAGTCTTGTGCATTGCTGTATTGTCCCCAAGCATTGAAGACAAAGCGATCGCTTGGTGCCCACTCCATGGCAATACCATAGGAGTCGGTGGCGAGCGCTTCTCCGGGTCTGCGGAAGGGATCGGACGCCAGAGTACCAATTCCACCAGACAGAGGACCGGACAGACTGCTAGCACCATTGTCAGCAACATAATCGCGAGCATAGGTGAAACCAATGCCGAATCTATCGCCTTCGTAGCTCAACTGACCCATGGCTTGGAAGTCACCATTGAATAGTCCGCTGCCGCTACCGGGATTATTAGCACCACCTGCTAGGTAAGAATAACCCAAGCTAATTTGCGGAGTGAAGTAGTACAGACCGGTGATACCAGCATCTCCAACGCCACGGTAGATGGGGCTGAGAGCGCTGAAGCGAGAAATCGTACCGCTTCCAGAACTGTTGACACTGAAGGTTGGGATCAAGTCATCGGGAGCTTGACCGATGGGACCGATCTGCATGATCCCTCTGGGAGCACCATCTTCAAAGTAACCGCCGTAGGGGAAGCGGTAGGTTAAGATACTCACTTCAAAAGCATTGTCCGTATCAGTAGCATAGCCCACACGAGCAGCAGCACTCCCCAAAGCACCGCGAGTTCCGGCAATATTACCAGCTTGCAAACGGGTTCTCAAGCTGTCTTCCCCAGTGAAGCTGGTATCGAAGTTTAAGCGAACTCGACCGGCAAAGGTCGCTTCATCATCAATATCGCGTAAGTGACCTCCAGGAGCAAGGTTCTCAGAGATCCGACGGCGGTCTGGACCCCAACCTCTCAGAGGGCGGTCATCGCCGAAAGAGTTAATGAAAGCAAAGATTGCTTCCCCTTTCAGTTTGGTCGTGGTCGAGAACTGATGGTCTTCTAAGAACTCAACCCGTGCTTCGAGACTGTCTACTCGTCCGCGCAGAGTTGCCAATTCGGCAGCAAATTCTTCTTGCAAGCGTTGCAGTACGGCTAAGTCTTCGCGGGTAACTAAGTTAGCGGTTGCTGCAGCAATTAATTCATTGATCCGGTCTAAGCAAGCGTTGACACCAGCGGCAAACTCATAACGAGTCATGGCGCGGTTACCGCGATAGGTTCCATTGGGGTAACCGGCAATACAGCCGTAGCGTTCTACCAAGGATTGCAGCGCTTGGAAGGCCCAGTCAGTCGGACGAACGTCCCGTAATTGAGATACGGAAGTTACCTGGCCGATGGAAGCATTGCTGCGAGTGCCAGTGGAATACTCGCGAATTTGGTTAATATCGGTTTCAGCGGGCTGCGCGATCGCAGCACCCGGTACAACAAAAGCCGCACCCAACAGAGTTGAGGTCAGGCTCAGTGATTTCCATAAAAGCTTCGAGTTCATTGATTTTTCTCCTCACACCATTAAGAATCGTCAACTTCCCAATCGGGATTTTAACACCTAAACCCTGGAATGTCAGTTTCCAGAGTTTAGACTGTACTAACTATAGCGGCTGGGTTGAAATTTTGCACCTCAACCGCAGTTTTATCTGCACGTACTCGCTAAGGCTGCAACCTTAATCTTACAACCTTAGCGAGCATAAACCAATTAGAACGAGAAAGTTGTTCTCAGCGTACCAACAACAATCGTGTCTTCATCCAAGGCGCCTTGGACTGGGTCGATGAGTACGGTAAAGCCGGGAGTAATAGAGATATTGTCCGACACCCGCATTTTGTAGAATGC encodes:
- a CDS encoding peroxiredoxin; amino-acid sequence: MGLRLGDTVPNFTQASSEGEINFYDWAGDSWVVLFSHPADYTPVCTTELGTVAKLKPEFDKRNVKTIALSVDDVDSHKGWIGDINETQATTVNYPILADADKKVADLYDMIHPESLNNLTIRTVFVIDPNKKLRLNITYPASTGRNFDEILRVIDSLQLTDNYQVATPVNWTDGDDCVIVPSLKDPEVLKEKFPKGYKEIKPYLRMTPQPNK
- a CDS encoding cysteine synthase A, giving the protein MDIKTGFVDTVGHTPLIRLNSFCEETGCEILGKAEFLNPGGSVKDRAALYIIEDAERQGLLKPGGTVVEGTAGNTGIGLAHICNAKGYRCKIIIPETQSQEKFDALRVLGADVQAVPAVPYRDPNNYVKLSGRVAQELENAIWANQFDNLANRIAHYETTGPEIWEQTEGKIDGWVTATGTGGTYAGVALYLKEKNPNIQTVVADPMGSGLYSYVKTGEIKPEGNSVTEGIGNSRITKNMEGVPIDDAIQVDDRECIRVIYQLLRQDGLFMGGSVGINVGAAVALAKQMGPGHTIVTVLCDGGARYQSKLYNREWLASKDLLPSY
- a CDS encoding class I SAM-dependent methyltransferase, with the protein product MIEQSWNAKLYEDRHHYVSQMAEDLVTILSPQPEETILDLGCGTGHLAAKIAESGATVIGCDRATSMIEQARTNYPHVLFEVIDGEQLVWKERFDAIFSNAALHWMSNAEAVVQGMSQALKVGGRLVAEFGGKGNISAISTTLRETLATQGYVAPAQLWYFPSISEYSTLLEAYGFEVVFAQLFDRPTPLEGDGGLSNWVTMFASHLLATIPVDKRSQILHEIETKLRPHLYREGTWFADYRRLRLIAYRI
- a CDS encoding precorrin-2 C(20)-methyltransferase yields the protein MQFGTLYGIGVGTGDPELITLKGWKRLQNSPVVAFPAGRDNQLGFAETIIAPWLQPSQTKLPLEFPYLQDSDRLQEAWDRASDKVWNYLSQGQDIAFACEGDIGFYSTFNYLAQTLQRDHPEVEIILIPGISSPMAAASVRGKPLTWRDQRLTILPALYHMEGLESALDISDVTVLMKVSSVYPQVWNVLKRRNLLEHSYIVERATLPEQTIYTNLGDRPELSLSYFSVLIIHSNSSSTAIGN
- a CDS encoding energy transducer TonB, with amino-acid sequence MTYSPLYPSSKPALQPFWIATIASVAFHGLLWINIPTRSGSDRPVLDGVDLVQLTPEQLERLPDLNSSPELTLPPINPDAWQTPTLPSAPENAEGITLPPSLSGLPAPRASLELPPPPVLQLPPLGNPPSYREPLVLPTLPPPPEPPPQYDDANPLPTLPPEDLDLEINNLGKVPGEDTEPPEGTEPPEGTEPPEGTEPPPEPPAPILPNEIPEAAIAELRRLQEAYRQEQQATEPDTEPVPNDPEGNIPPEAEPEGEPEPPEGEPLPLPPVPVPVDPLLAQLEALKEQITYNPEGTSEEEVVATLESWLPAVQEQANNPDLGWQNQELTLTLPELACRSRINGRGSVGALVDPDGVIVGDLDLIQSTGYLLLNETALEAVRNYAFESTGTYELYLFKILFELPESCVPGEAA
- the mutS gene encoding DNA mismatch repair protein MutS, producing MSYFPASSEDLSIPNADYRQLERNKLTPMLQHYVDVKEQYPHALLLYRVGDFFECFFQDAVTISRELELVRTSREGGKEIGRVPMTGVPHHALERYSPQLVAKGYMVVVCDQTEEASVAAAEKRMVRREITKIHTPGTLTEESMLNARQNNFLAAVVVVKDHWGLAYADISTGEFFTTQASNLEHLTQELMRLQPSEVLVPTDAPDIGRMLRPGEKSEELPEGLPDCFCYSWRPQIPFALTEAKEKILSKFKVRSLEGMGCDRIPLGVRAAGGLLEYVEETQKQKSITLQVLRTYSTQDFLILDYQSRRNLEITETVRDRARHGSLVHAIDRTLTPMGGRALQRWLLQPLLKVKGIEARQDTITELVQDTQLRTSIRQILRQISDLERLSGRAGSGTANAKELIALSQSLSQLPLLAEIALSGNSAFLKTLQTVPPQLEQLAETIKQSLVESPPQQLKEGGLIQAGISAELDNMRSESEGDREWLASLETRERERTGISNLKVGYNKTFGYYISISRSKSDLVPEDYTRKQTLVNEERYITEELKEREARILTAREDLNQLEYELFVQLRTGVGEYAEEIRNVSRAVAALDVLAGLADIAVVEGYCRPQFSESREIRIIEGRHPVVEQTLGRAFFVPNSTYLGQSAPDNPTDLIILTGPNASGKSCYLRQVGLIQLMAQIGSFVPATSAKLGICDRIFTRVGAVDDLATGQSTFMVEMNETANILNHGTSRSLVLLDEIGRGTATFDGLSIAWAVAEYLATEIGARTIFATHYHELNELASILDNVSNYQVTVKEMPDKIIFLHQVQPGGADKSYGIEAGRLAGLPSAVIQRAKQVMSQIEKHSKIAVGLREEMGHSTESLP
- a CDS encoding iron uptake porin; its protein translation is MNSKLLWKSLSLTSTLLGAAFVVPGAAIAQPAETDINQIREYSTGTRSNASIGQVTSVSQLRDVRPTDWAFQALQSLVERYGCIAGYPNGTYRGNRAMTRYEFAAGVNACLDRINELIAAATANLVTREDLAVLQRLQEEFAAELATLRGRVDSLEARVEFLEDHQFSTTTKLKGEAIFAFINSFGDDRPLRGWGPDRRRISENLAPGGHLRDIDDEATFAGRVRLNFDTSFTGEDSLRTRLQAGNIAGTRGALGSAAARVGYATDTDNAFEVSILTYRFPYGGYFEDGAPRGIMQIGPIGQAPDDLIPTFSVNSSGSGTISRFSALSPIYRGVGDAGITGLYYFTPQISLGYSYLAGGANNPGSGSGLFNGDFQAMGQLSYEGDRFGIGFTYARDYVADNGASSLSGPLSGGIGTLASDPFRRPGEALATDSYGIAMEWAPSDRFVFNAWGQYSNAQDLSTNNQLDDADIWNWLVGFTFPDLGAEGNVGGLMIGMPPHITSGTGDAPDTPIHLEAFYKLQLTDNISVTPGFLAVINPEGDSDNDTVYVGTIRTTFKF